CTTCCACCGTGAAAATTTTAAATTGACAGTGACTAACCACATTTTTTAAATGTTTTTGAATTTTACTGAGTCTTGGTAATAAAATTAGTCTTTCTGTAATAAAAGAATCCAATAAATATCTTAACTGAAGTTTAAAATTATTGATATTTTTTTGATAATGAGTCGCCATTTCTGATTCATCTTGTTTAAGAATCGATACCAATTATTTCCGAAATTTTTCCTATCTTAGAATCAAAAAGAATCTTGGCATACTCTTTAGAATCATAGCTAATAGTAGTAATTACACCAGTTGCTCTATTTGTACGACTGGGTAATATTTTTTTCCCTAAAATTGCATTGATAAAAGTAGATTTGCCAGATTTAAAAACGCCAAATACAGAAATTCTTTTTTTGTGTGTTAACAAATCATATTGTAATTCATAAAAGCGATTAATTAAAGAGTCAAAGTTTTGTATTTCTGTTCTTAATTTAATCTTACTAAAAATAGCAGATATACTTATGAGCTGAGTTGCGATATATTTAACCTCATGGGAAAAATAAACAAAATTAAATTGTTCATTTTGCGGAACAAAACAATTTGGGTCATTAGCATAAAAGCGATTTACCATAATATTTTTTGACAAGAAATATATTTTTATCTAATTTTTTATAAGTTTTTTCCCTTTGTAAAGCCACTGTATTTCATCTAAAGAATATTCTTTATCGTAGGCATTTTTACAGATTTCATTAAATAAATAGATAACTTCATTTTTAATAGCAGAAATTCTTATTTTTTCTTGTTCTATAGAAAATTTTTTATTCTTTTTATCCTCGATTATTTTTTGTTGTTCTTTCCTCACTTCCTCTATTTGTTCTTGAATAGTACAAATTATTTGAGTTTTCAAGTTAGTAAACTGTTCATTAATTTTTTCATTGATACGCCATTGTAGTTCTGGTAGTTTTTCATCGACTTTTTCAAAAAGTTTTTTCCCTATACTTGTAATTAATTTATTTTTAGATTTTCCTCCCTTAATAACAAATTGAGTTATTTCGGCAGCGATTAAGGCAATTCATTCAATAGGACCTCCAAATATTGATAAAATAAATGTTACTAATACTGCTTGTTTAATAGTTTCTAAAAAGAAATTTGACCAATCATTATCTCCCATTAAACTACTATTGATAGTGCTGAAATCACCTAATATAGTGCTGATAATTAACTGCATTACAGTATCCGTACGATTTTCAATTACATCAATTAAATTCTCACCAATAAAAAGAGATTCAATTAAAGAAATTTCTCTAGCGAAATCTTGAATAGATGTATCTAATTGTTTTTGTAAACTACTTAAATCTTTGTTGATGATAATAGGAATGCGATTAGCCCATTCTTCAAATTTAAACTTTAAATATTTCATTAAATCTTCATTGATCGCTTTTGTTGTAGAATTACGGACTAACTCATCAAATACCATAGACCCAACACTTAAAAAATTCAACTGATCTAGTTCTGTAAATTCTTTGTAGTCAAATTGCCAATCATCTTTCATTTTCATGATATAAGTTTCTATATCAAAACATAATTTATCGGTAATATTATTAGCGTATAAATTGATAATTTCTTTAATTCTATTTTCTCTTTCTTCTAATAGTTTTAATTTTTTTTCTGCGATGATTCTTCTCTCTTCTAATACTGATAATGGTTCACCCAATAGTTTTTCTTGTTGAGTTATTTTTTGCTCTAATTTATCTATGGTTAATATCAATAAATCAACTACTGAGCTTATTCCTGCTCTAAATTTTGCTCCTGTAGTTAAGAAATTCTCTAGTTCCTTTTCAAATGCTAAAATTCCAGATTTTTCTATTAAAGATTGCTTAATTGGTTCTTTTTTTCTTCCTTTAAAAGCTGATTTAGAATCAACTAGATATAATCGTTTATTTAATAATTCTTGATCTAAGTTTGTTTTTTGATTTGAATATAAATTTTTGAGATAGTTGGCAAAGTATTTACCTATTTTTTCTCTACCGTCATTATCATCGTCGTCATCATCATCATCAACTAAGTCTATTTTATTAACCACAAAAAAGATATTTTCGTTGC
The nucleotide sequence above comes from Cyanobacterium sp. T60_A2020_053. Encoded proteins:
- a CDS encoding dynamin family protein, producing the protein MKQKQDAIALLESQKKQEIEKLKQEAEFKYQDALKEIEILQQEINKTKLTEEEINHRIKKAIEIEDNINSFTAMLMGNFANDNKVEGYESISKKIENVTTAIDKISLLIGDYQQTEISLHDGKKLKAGLGITSEAKNLQKRSKDLKHGIFNVLVLGTFSNGKSTLLNAMLGSRKLPMDNCPATAIITMLVYGEEGKVKLHYSNNQEPKYITFEEFDQEYVLDIDDQETLQTTHYINRFKDIEFAEIECRYNLCKGGVRLIDSPGIGEQISRTKLTTEFLQQSHAVIFIFDATHPLRQEEREFIEDNFNNNNSNENIFFVVNKIDLVDDDDDDDDNDGREKIGKYFANYLKNLYSNQKTNLDQELLNKRLYLVDSKSAFKGRKKEPIKQSLIEKSGILAFEKELENFLTTGAKFRAGISSVVDLLILTIDKLEQKITQQEKLLGEPLSVLEERRIIAEKKLKLLEERENRIKEIINLYANNITDKLCFDIETYIMKMKDDWQFDYKEFTELDQLNFLSVGSMVFDELVRNSTTKAINEDLMKYLKFKFEEWANRIPIIINKDLSSLQKQLDTSIQDFAREISLIESLFIGENLIDVIENRTDTVMQLIISTILGDFSTINSSLMGDNDWSNFFLETIKQAVLVTFILSIFGGPIE
- a CDS encoding dynamin family protein, which codes for MVNRFYANDPNCFVPQNEQFNFVYFSHEVKYIATQLISISAIFSKIKLRTEIQNFDSLINRFYELQYDLLTHKKRISVFGVFKSGKSTFINAILGKKILPSRTNRATGVITTISYDSKEYAKILFDSKIGKISEIIGIDS